One Sus scrofa isolate TJ Tabasco breed Duroc chromosome 10, Sscrofa11.1, whole genome shotgun sequence genomic window carries:
- the LOC106505211 gene encoding uncharacterized protein LOC106505211 — MMHLTFAVGVNHRSEGDRTLSFATVPSLTEPMNHTACLQDLVHKQPRTLSGGFCLERASSSAPGDRSDAASSPLRACFGRCFPSKPSSLSVHGSARKSFIAPPAQPQPRWAMGQQLIGDRGTRAGKTGNLAFLAQPGYACTFPAFWAQQRVQGLAWRLESVERTRDVPWSGGTSWEAATGCQGHREQQRSGNLGPGIQPSSSRASSSKSEEQPPRSRRVAAPSSQKAFIRGNRRAHGHRRRRLSRFVPSSLQGACAPGCGADLKDNLILPETIRSWGSPFPLGPCPSRGVIPGLPGGNHPIARLSGGSALTAGCWAGCSVLRAYGGPGLVCRLAGTSLAPLLGNVAGLASLPIHGPHSCPAQ; from the exons ATGATGCACCTCACGTTTGCCGTTGGTGTAAACCACCGCTCAGAAGGGGACCGTACACTCAGTTTTGCCACTGTTCCTTCCTTGACCGAACCGATGAATCACACTGCCTGCCTGCAGGATTTAGTCCACAAACAGCCCCGGACTCTGAGTGGGGGCTTCTGTCTGGAAAGAGCGTCCAGCTCAGCACCAGGGGACAGGAGTGACGCTGCATCCTCTCCACTTAGAG CCTGTTTCGGACGCTGCTTCCCCTCTAAGCCCAGCTCCCTTTCAGTACATGGATCTGCACGGAAATCCTTCATTGCTCCTCCTGCCCAGCCTCAGCCTAGGTGGGCAATGGGTCAGCAGCTCATAGGGGACAGGGGGACCCGGGCTGGGAAGACGGGTAACTTGGCGTTCCTGGCACAACCTGGTTATGCTTGCACATTCCCTGCGTTCTGGGCACAGCAGCGGGTGCAAGGCCTGGCCTGGCGCTTAGAATCAGTGGAGAGAACCAGAGACGTCCCATGGTCAGGCGGCACCTCCTGGGAAGCTGCCACCG GGTGTCAAGGTCACCGTGAGCAGCAGAGAAGTGGTAACTTAGGGCCaggcataca ACCCTCTTCCTCCAGGGCCTCTTCTTCCAAGTCAGAGGAGCAGCCTCCTCGAAGCCGACGGGTGGCTGCTCCCAGTTCTCAGAAAGCCTTCATCCGAGGTAACCGCCGGGCTCACGGACACCGGAGGCGGCGTCTGTCCCGCTTTGTTCCCAGCAGCCTCCAGGGAGCATGTGCTCCTGGTTGTGGAGCAGATTTGAAAGATAACCTCATCCTACCAGAAACGATCAGAAGCTGGGGGTCGCCTTTCCCTCTGGGTCCCTGTCCTAGCAGAGGTGTGATTCCAGGGCTGCCAGGGGGCAACCATCCCATCGCACGTCTGTCTGGTGGCTCTGCGCTCACAGCTGGTTGCTGGGCGGGCTGCTCTGTTCTCCGGGCCTACGGTGGGCCTGGGCTTGTCTGCAGGTTGGCAGGCACAAGCCTTGCTCCTCTTTTAGGGAACGTGGCAGGACTCGCATCACTCCCTATCCATGGTCCTCACTCGTGCCCAGCCCAGTGA
- the CALML5 gene encoding calmodulin-like protein 5: MAEQLSKEQVAKFKEAFDRIDKNKDGTINVQELGAVMRSLGHNPSEAELKELIARVDKDGDGSISFEEFLAAMVTVMQAHGSQGGLRETFRAFDLDGDGHISVDELRQTMAKLGETLSPEELDMMIREADVDQDGRVNYEEFLRVLAQK, from the coding sequence ATGGCCGAGCAGCTGTCCAAAGAGCAGGTGGCCAAGTTCAAGGAGGCCTTCGACAGAATCGACAAGAACAAGGATGGCACCATCAACGTGCAGGAGCTGGGCGCCGTGATGCGGTCCCTGGGCCATAACCCGTCAGAGGCCGAGCTCAAGGAGCTCATCGCCAGAGTGGACAAGGACGGGGACGGCAGCATCAGCTTCGAGGAGTTCCTGGCCGCCATGGTCACGGTGATGCAGGCCCACGGCAGCCAGGGCGGCCTGCGGGAGACCTTCCGCGCCTTCGACCTGGACGGCGACGGCCACATCAGCGTGGACGAGCTCAGACAGACCATGGCCAAGCTGGGGGAGACGCTGTCCCCGGAGGAGCTGGACATGATGATCCGCGAGGCCGACGTGGACCAGGACGGGCGGGTCAACTACGAGGAGTTCCTGCGTGTCCTCGCCCAGAAGTGA
- the NET1 gene encoding LOW QUALITY PROTEIN: neuroepithelial cell-transforming gene 1 protein (The sequence of the model RefSeq protein was modified relative to this genomic sequence to represent the inferred CDS: inserted 1 base in 1 codon), producing MVAHDEVGGLLPIKRTIRVLDVNSQSFREQEEPSNKRVRPLARVTSLANLISPVRNGAVRRFGQTIQSFTLRGDSRSPASAQKFSSRSTVPTPAKRRSSALWSEMLDVGMKESLTTREIKRQEAIYEMSRGEQDLIEDLKLARKAYHDPMLKLSIMSEEELTHIFGDLDAYIPLHEDLLARIGEATKPGGTVEHIGHILVNWLPGLNAYRGYCSNQLAAKALLDQKKQDPRVQDFLQRCLESPFSRKLDLWSFLDXPRSRLVKYPLLLKEILRHTPKDHPDEQLLEEAILIIQGVLSDINLKKGESECQYYVDKLEYLDERQKDPRIEASKVLLCHGELKNKNGHKLYIFLFQDILVLTRPVTRSERPSYQVYRQPIPVEELVLEDLPDGDVRMGGSFRGAFGTSDKAKNIFRVRFQDASAGQSHTLQANDVFHKQQWFSCIRAAIAPFRRAASPSELRGVPELHEEYGENHPPAPAGGTRAQRRASTAASLTQVEVDGEAPRGGPPAPTADDVKGGKARRAQAGFRKARDRAQVGGQRKETLV from the exons gAGCCAAGCAATAAAAgagttcgacctctagcccgggtcACATCCTTGGCAAATTTAATCTCTCCTGTAAGAAATGGAGCCGTCAGGCGCTTTGGTCAAACAATACAG tcatTCACCCTTCGTGGTGACAGCAGATCCCCAGCTTCTGCCCAGAAGTTTTCGAGCAGATCCACAGTGCCCACGCCTGCCAAAAGGCGAAGCAGTGCTCTGTGGTCCGAGATGTTAGACGTGGGCATGAAGGAGTCCTTAACGACCAGAGAAATCAAGCGTCAGGAG gcaATATATGAAATGTCCCGAGGTGAACAGGATTTAATTGAGGATCTCAAGCTTGCAAGAAAG GCCTACCACGACCCCATGTTAAAGCTGTCTATTATGTCTGAGGAGGAGCTCACGCATATATTTGGTGATCTGGATGCTTACATACCTCTGCACGAAG ATTTGTTGGCAAGAATAGGAGAAGCAACCAAGCCTGGTGGGACAGTGGAGCACATTGGTCACATTCTTGTAAACTGG CTGCCGGGCCTGAACGCCTACCGAGGCTACTGCAGCAACCAGCTGGCAGCCAAAGCCCTCCTCGATCAAAAGAAACAGGACCCTAGAGTCCAAGACTTCCTCCAGCGATGCCTGGAGTCCCCCTTCAGCCGCAAACTAGATCTGTGGAGCTTCCTGG ATCCTCGAAGCCGCCTCGTCAAATACCCTTTGCTGCTGAAGGAGATTCTTAGACACACTCCCAAAGACCACCCTGATGAGCAGCTTCTGGAGGAGGCG ATACTGATCATACAGGGAgtcctctctgacatcaacttgaAGAAGGGAGAGTCGGAGTGTCAGTATTACGTTGACAAGCTGGAGTACCTGGACGAAAGGCAGAAGGACCCCAGGATTGAAGCAAGCAAGGTCTTGCTTTGCCACGGGGAGCTGAAGAACAAGAACGGACAC AAACTTTACATTTTCCTGTTTCAAGACATCTTGGTTTTGACTCGGCCTGTGACTCGCAGCGAGCGTCCCTCCTACCAGGTTTACCGGCAGCCGATCCCGGTGGAGGAGCTGGTCCTGGAGGACCTGCCGGACGGGGACGTGAGGATGGGAGGGTCCTTTCGAGGGGCTTTCGGCACCTCCGATAAAG cCAAAAACATCTTTCGCGTTCGCTTCCAAGACGCCTCTGCAGGCCAGTCCCACACTCTCCAGGCCAACGACGTGTTCCACAAGCAGCAGTGGTTCAGCTGCATCCGCGCCGCCATCGCCCCTTTCCGGCGGGCCGCCAGTCCCTCGGAGCTGCGGGGTGTGCCAGAGCTGCACGAGGAGTACGGGGAGAACCACCCTCCTGCTCCCGCCGGGGGCACCAGGGCCCAGAGACGGGCATCCACGGCGGCCAGCCTGACGCAGGTCGAAGTTGACGGAGAAGCTCCCCGGGGCGGCCCCCCAGCGCCCACGGCGGATGACGTGAAGGGCGGGAAAGCCCGTCGAGCCCAGGCCGGCTTCCGAAAAGCCAGGGACAGAGCCCAGGTTGGTGGCCAGCGGAAGGAGACTCTGGTGTAA